A window of Phocoena phocoena chromosome 6, mPhoPho1.1, whole genome shotgun sequence contains these coding sequences:
- the NOXA1 gene encoding NADPH oxidase activator 1 produces the protein MPSLGDLVRDWHRGAQAVARGDWDYALRLFSSVPEPSARMRFNVGCVHLLAGDPEAALRAFDQAVTKDACMAVGFFQRGVANFQLGRFREALSDFQRTLAQLRGNAAIDYTQLGLRFKLQAWEVLFSVAAVQSQLGLWAEATHSLEEAISKGPEGARDDLDIALGQVQKQAPLQPRQVPRGEVFRPHRRHLEHLEPVDFLGKAKVVASAIPDGPHEDARPQQPQALYARGEARPGAAEWARDTGPSRPGTRCGPRAPLDAEMEVSSGQAGRADHSTLVTNDEQHTHCLGSQHRVKSSGSLASVPSPQGHREPQLELPPPGHAPHHWLCLDSVWAPPPTSSRPRESYLYPQGPTPARQSPSLWLSLQKPHEEQVGQRIPPGLVVAGGPGPGSSEDPAGAGGVAAGGPESLVTFTVQCTFTLALRAPRGADLSSLRALMSRALPPQAQSGQLSYRDPSDSRGWVPLTGEEALQRAWRGVAAGSGELRLRCQGVGGRPVLYQVVARHGYSAQGPEDLALQPGDTVDVLCEVDQAWLEGHCDGRVGIFPKCFVVPAGRRT, from the exons ATGCCCTCGCTCGGGGACCTGGTGCGCGACTGGCACCGGGGCGCGCAGGCCGTGGCGCGTGGGGACTGGGACTACGCCCTGCGCCTCTTCTCGAGCGTCCCGGAGCCGTCCGCCAGGATGAGGTTCAACGTGGGCTGCGTGCACCTGCTAGCCGGGGACCCGGAAGCCGCGCTGCGG GCATTTGACCAGGCAGTGACCAAGGATGCCTGCATGGCTGTCGGCTTCTTCCAGCGAGGAGTGGCCAACTTCCAGCTGGGGAG GTTCCGGGAGGCCCTGTCCGACTTCCAGCGGACCCTGGCACAGCTGAGGGGCAACGCCGCTATCGACTACACCCAGCTGGGCCTGCGGTTCAAGCTGCAGGCCTGGGAG GTGCTCTTCAGCGTGGCTGCAGTGCAGAGCCAGCTGGGGCTCTGGGCAGAGGCCACCCACAGCCTAGAGGAAGCCATCTCCAAGGGGCCGGAAGGGGCCCGCGATGACCTGGACATCGCCCTGGGCCAGGTGCAG AAACAGGCCCCCCTGCAGCCTCGGCAGGTCCCCAGGGGTGAGGTCTTCCGGCCGCACAGGCGGCACCTGGAGCACCTGGAGCCTGTGGATTTCTTGGGCAAGGCCAAG GTGGTGGCCTCCGCCATCCCTGACGGCCCGCACGAGGACGCCCGGCCTCAGCAGCCACAG GCTCTCTACGCGCGTGGCGAAGCCAGGCCTGGGGCTGCCGAATG gGCCCGTGACACAGGCCCCTCCAGACCTGGTACCCGCTGTGGCCCCAGGGCGCCCCTTGATGCGGAGATGGAGGTCAGCTCTGGCCAGGCTGGGCGGGCTGACCATAGCACATTGGTCACCAATGATGAGCAG CACACCCACTGCTTAGGGTCCCAACACAGGGTGAAGTCCAGCGGGTCCCTGGCTTcggtccccagcccccagggtcACCGGGAACCCCAGCTGGAGCTGCCACCTCCTG GCCATGCCCCTCACCACTGGCTCTGCTTGGACAGTGTCTGGGCACCGCCCCCGACGAGCTCCAGGCCCAGGGAAAGCTACCTCTACCCTCAGGGCCCCACCCCGGCCCGGCAGAGCCCCAGCCTGTGGCTTTCCTTGCAGAAGCCTCATGAGGAGCAAGTTGGCCAGCGGATCCCTCCAG GGCTGGTGGTGGCTGGGGGGCCGGGCCCTGGCTCCTCTGAGGATCCTGCAGGCGCTGGG GGTGTGGCTGCAGGGGGCCCCGAGTCCTTGGTGACCTTCACAGTGCAGTGTACCTTCACCCTGGCCCTGAGGGCCCCAAGAGGAGCTGACCTGTCCAGCCTGCGGGCCCTGATGAGCCgggccctccctccccaggcccagaGTGGGCAGCTCAG TTACCGAGACCCTAGTGACAGCAGGGGCTGGGTGCCCCTCACCGGGGAGGAGGCACTGCAGAGGGCCTGGCGGGGCGTGGCTGCCGGCTCTGGGGAGCTGCGGCTACGGTGCCAG GGAGTGGGCGGCCGGCCTGTCCTCTACCAGGTGGTGGCCCGACACGGCTACTCCGCCCAGGGGCCCGAGGACCTGGCCCTGCAGCCCGGAGACACGGTGGACGTCTTGTGCGAAG tggaccaGGCGTGGCTGGAGGGCCACTGTGACGGCCGCGTCGGGATTTTCCCCAAGTGCTTCGTGGTCCCGGCCGGCCGGCGCACATGA
- the ENTPD8 gene encoding ectonucleoside triphosphate diphosphohydrolase 8 isoform X1, whose protein sequence is MGLTWRERAFTALLGAAAVSGLTTLILFLVEATNILLPADTKFGIVFDAGSSHTSLFVYQWLANKENDTGVVSQALACRAKGPGISSYASDPAQAGESLQGCLEAALALIPKAKHQQTPMFLGATGGMRLLSQKNSSQAEDVFAAVSQALSRSPVAFWGAELLAGQDEGALGWVTINYVLGLLVQYSFSGEWIQPLEGTLVGALDMGGASTQITFVPGGPILDTTTQATFRLYGTEHSVYTHSYLCFGRDQMLNRLLAGLVQSSPSLLVRHPCYHSGYRGTLALAPLYGSPCVQAAAPRDLGQNLTVEGTGNPGACVAAIRGLFNFSSCDGRGDCAFDRVYQPPVRGQFYAFSNFYHTFHFLNLTPRPPLATANATIWEFCQRPWKLVEASSPGQDGQLRDYCASGLYILTLLLEGYGFSQETWGGIEFRKQAGGTDIGWTLGYMLNLTSLIPAEAPAQWRAQSYGVWVAGVVFLVLTLTAILGATVVQLWLRD, encoded by the exons ATGGGGCTGACATGGAGGGAACGGGCCTTCACAGCCCTGCTGGGGGCTGCAGCGGTCTCAGGCCTCACCACGCTCAttctcttcctggtggaggcCACCAACATCCTCCTGCCCGCAGACACCAAG TTCGGGATCGTGTTCGACGCTGGGTCCTCCCACACATCACTCTTTGTGTATCAGTGGCTGGCAAACAAGGAGAATGACACAGGTGTGGTCAGCCAGGCCCTGGCCTGCCGGGCGAAAG GGCCTGGCATCTCTTCCTACGCCTCTGACCCTGCACAGGCTGGCGAGAGCCTGCAGGGCTGCCTGGAGGCGGCGCTGGCACTGATCCCAAAGGCCAAGCATCAGCAAACGCCCATGTTCCTGGGGGCCACAGGTGGCATGAGACTGCTCAG CCAGAAGAACAGCTCTCAGGCGGAGGACGTCTTCGCAGCGGTCAGCCAGGCCCTGAGCCGGTCTCCCGTGGCCTTCTGGGGCGCTGAGCTCCTGGCTGGGCAGGACGAAGGGGCCTTAGGTTGGGTCACCATCAACTACGTCCTGGGCCTGCTGGTGCAG TACTCCTTCTCCGGAGAATGGATCCAGCCTCTGGAGGGGACGTTGGTGGGCGCCCTGGACATGGGTGGGGCCTCCACCCAGATCACCTTTGTGCCTGGAGGCCCCATCCTGGACACCACCACCCAGGCCACCTTCCGCCTCTATGGCACAGAACACAGCGTCTACACCCACAGCTACCTCTGCTTCGGGCGCGACCAGATGCTGAACCGGCTCCTGGCCGGGCTGGTGCAG AGCAGCCCGAGCCTCCTCGTGCGTCACCCCTGCTACCACAGCGGCTACCGGGGCACGCTGGCCCTGGCCCCCCTGTATGGGTCGCCCTGCGTCCAGGCCGCAGCCCCCCGAGACCTCGGCCAGAACCTCACTGTGGAGGGGACGGGGAACCCCGGGGCCTGTGTCGCCGCCATCCGGGGTCTCTTCAACTTCTCCAGCTGCGACGGCCGAGGAGACTGCGCCTTCGACAGGGTCTACCAGCCGCCCGTGCGGGGACAGTTCTAC gccttctCCAACTTCTACCACACCTTCCACTTCCTGAACCTCACCCCCAGGCCGCCGCTGGCCACGGCCAATGCCACCATCTGGGAGTTCTGCCAGAGGCCCTGGAAGCTG GTGGAGGCGAGCTCGCCCGGGCAGGATGGCCAGCTGCGCGACTACTGTGCCTCGGGCCTGTACATCCTCACACTCCTGCTCGAGGGCTACGGGTTCAGCCAGGAGACCTGGGGCGGCATCGAGTTCCGCAAGCAG GCCGGTGGCACCGACATCGGCTGGACGCTGGGCTACATGCTGAACCTGACCAGCCTGATCCCCGCCGAGGCGCCCGCCCAGTGGCGGGCACAGAGCTATGGCGTCTGGGTGGCCGGAGTCGTCTTTTTGGTGCTGACCCTCACGGCCATTCTCGGGGCCACTGTGGTGCAGCTCTGGCTCCGGGACTAG
- the ENTPD8 gene encoding ectonucleoside triphosphate diphosphohydrolase 8 isoform X2: MGLTWRERAFTALLGAAAVSGLTTLILFLVEATNILLPADTKFGIVFDAGSSHTSLFVYQWLANKENDTGVVSQALACRAKGPGISSYASDPAQAGESLQGCLEAALALIPKAKHQQTPMFLGATGGMRLLSQKNSSQAEDVFAAVSQALSRSPVAFWGAELLAGQDEGALGWVTINYVLGLLVQYSFSGEWIQPLEGTLVGALDMGGASTQITFVPGGPILDTTTQATFRLYGTEHSVYTHSYLCFGRDQMLNRLLAGLVQSSPSLLVRHPCYHSGYRGTLALAPLYGSPCVQAAAPRDLGQNLTVEGTGNPGACVAAIRGLFNFSSCDGRGDCAFDRVYQPPVRGQFYVEASSPGQDGQLRDYCASGLYILTLLLEGYGFSQETWGGIEFRKQAGGTDIGWTLGYMLNLTSLIPAEAPAQWRAQSYGVWVAGVVFLVLTLTAILGATVVQLWLRD; this comes from the exons ATGGGGCTGACATGGAGGGAACGGGCCTTCACAGCCCTGCTGGGGGCTGCAGCGGTCTCAGGCCTCACCACGCTCAttctcttcctggtggaggcCACCAACATCCTCCTGCCCGCAGACACCAAG TTCGGGATCGTGTTCGACGCTGGGTCCTCCCACACATCACTCTTTGTGTATCAGTGGCTGGCAAACAAGGAGAATGACACAGGTGTGGTCAGCCAGGCCCTGGCCTGCCGGGCGAAAG GGCCTGGCATCTCTTCCTACGCCTCTGACCCTGCACAGGCTGGCGAGAGCCTGCAGGGCTGCCTGGAGGCGGCGCTGGCACTGATCCCAAAGGCCAAGCATCAGCAAACGCCCATGTTCCTGGGGGCCACAGGTGGCATGAGACTGCTCAG CCAGAAGAACAGCTCTCAGGCGGAGGACGTCTTCGCAGCGGTCAGCCAGGCCCTGAGCCGGTCTCCCGTGGCCTTCTGGGGCGCTGAGCTCCTGGCTGGGCAGGACGAAGGGGCCTTAGGTTGGGTCACCATCAACTACGTCCTGGGCCTGCTGGTGCAG TACTCCTTCTCCGGAGAATGGATCCAGCCTCTGGAGGGGACGTTGGTGGGCGCCCTGGACATGGGTGGGGCCTCCACCCAGATCACCTTTGTGCCTGGAGGCCCCATCCTGGACACCACCACCCAGGCCACCTTCCGCCTCTATGGCACAGAACACAGCGTCTACACCCACAGCTACCTCTGCTTCGGGCGCGACCAGATGCTGAACCGGCTCCTGGCCGGGCTGGTGCAG AGCAGCCCGAGCCTCCTCGTGCGTCACCCCTGCTACCACAGCGGCTACCGGGGCACGCTGGCCCTGGCCCCCCTGTATGGGTCGCCCTGCGTCCAGGCCGCAGCCCCCCGAGACCTCGGCCAGAACCTCACTGTGGAGGGGACGGGGAACCCCGGGGCCTGTGTCGCCGCCATCCGGGGTCTCTTCAACTTCTCCAGCTGCGACGGCCGAGGAGACTGCGCCTTCGACAGGGTCTACCAGCCGCCCGTGCGGGGACAGTTCTAC GTGGAGGCGAGCTCGCCCGGGCAGGATGGCCAGCTGCGCGACTACTGTGCCTCGGGCCTGTACATCCTCACACTCCTGCTCGAGGGCTACGGGTTCAGCCAGGAGACCTGGGGCGGCATCGAGTTCCGCAAGCAG GCCGGTGGCACCGACATCGGCTGGACGCTGGGCTACATGCTGAACCTGACCAGCCTGATCCCCGCCGAGGCGCCCGCCCAGTGGCGGGCACAGAGCTATGGCGTCTGGGTGGCCGGAGTCGTCTTTTTGGTGCTGACCCTCACGGCCATTCTCGGGGCCACTGTGGTGCAGCTCTGGCTCCGGGACTAG